The Accipiter gentilis chromosome 19, bAccGen1.1, whole genome shotgun sequence genome has a window encoding:
- the SPATA13 gene encoding spermatogenesis-associated protein 13 isoform X5, producing MVARGGMARFWSLESLQMVATDGGAEPSALADDNGSEEDYSYEELCQATPRYLQPGGEQLAINELISDGSIVYAEALWDHVTMDDQELGFKAGDVIRVLEASNKDWWWGRNEDKEAWFPASFVRLRVNQEEVPENCSSIQDEEQDADISKHRQKIAENKDQMRTNVIQEIMNTERVYIKHLKDICEGYIRQCRKHTGMFTTAQLSTIFGNIEDIYKFQRKFLKDLEKQYNKEEPHLSEIGSCFLQHQEGFAIYSEYCNNHPSACIELSKLMKQGKYRHFFEACRLLQQMIDIAIDGFLLTPVQKICKYPLQLAELLKYTTQEHSDYNNIKAAYEAMKNVACLINERKRRLESIDKIARWQVSIVDWEGPDVLARSSELIHSGELTKISKQGKSQQRTFFLFDHQLVFCKKDLLRRDILYYKDRIDMDEMEIVDTEDGRDKDFNINVKNAFKILNRATEEIHLFCAKKQEDKKRWMEACERERRRVQEDKEMGMEISENQKKQAMQNARKSRHGKIKGVSYNGCPVPPPHQSLHPIHQRHITVPTSIPQQQVFALAEPKRKPSLFWHTFNKLTPFKK from the exons ATGGTAGCCAGGGGGGGAATGGCACGATTTTGGAGTCTGGAGAGCCTTCAGATGG TTGCGACAGATGGTGGGGCTGAGCCTTCGGCCTTAGCGGACGACAATGGCAGCGAGGAAGACTACAGTTACGAGGAGCTCTGCCAAGCCACTCCCAGGTACCTGCAGCCCGGAGGGGAACAGCTAGCAATTAACGAG CTGATAAGCGATGGCAGCATTGTCTATGCAGAAGCTCTCTGGGACCATGTGACTATGGATGATCAAGAGCTGGGCTTCAAAGCTGGAGATGTCATTAGAGTTCTAGAAGCTTCCAACAAAGACTGGTGGTGGGGAAGAAACGAGGACAAGGAAGCCTGGTTTCCAGCTAGCTTTGTCAGG CTGCGAGTTAATCAGGAAGAAGTGCCAGAAAATTGTAGTAGTATCCAGGATGAAGAACAAGATGCAGATATTAGCAAGCATCGTCAGAAAATAGCTGAAAACAAGGATCAGATGAGAACCAACGTTATACAGGAAATTATGAACACAGAACGAGTCTATATCAAGCATCTCAAGGACATTTGTGAG GGTTATATTCGGCAGTGTCGCAAACATACAGGAATGTTCACCACAGCTCAGTTAAGCACCATTTTTGGAAATATTGAAGATATTTACAAATTCCAAAGGAAGTTTCTGAAGGATCTGGAGAAACAGTACAACAAAGAGGAACCTCATCTAAGTGAAATAGGGTCATGTTTTCTTCAACAT caagaaGGCTTTGCTATTTATTCAGAGTATTGTAACAATCATCCCAGTGCCTGCATTGAACTTTCCAAACTAATGAAACAGGGCAAATACCGTCACTTCTTCGAGGCCTGTCGCTTGCTCCAGCAGATGATTGACATTGCCATTGATGGTTTTCTTCTCACGCCCGTTCAGAAAATCTGCAAATACCCTCTGCAGCTTGCAGAATTGCTCAAATACACCACTCAGGAGCAcag TGATTATAACAACATAAAAGCTGCATATGAGGCTATGAAGAATGTAGCGTGCCTGATCAATGAGCGAAAACGAAGACTAGAAAGCATAGACAAGATTGCACGTTGGCAAGTCTCTATCGTTGACTGGGAG GGACCAGATGTGTTAGCCAGAAGCTCAGAACTGATCCACTCAGGAGAACTGACCAAAATATCAAAGCAAGGCAAAAGCCAGCAGAggactttcttcctttttgaccATCAGCTTGTGTTCTGTAAGAAGGACTTACTGAGAAGGGACATCTTGTATTATAAGGATCGTATTGACATGGATGAGATGGAAATTGTGGACACTGAAGATGGCAGAGACAAAGACTTTAACATTAATGtcaaaaatgcttttaagatACTAAACAGAGCCACAGAAGAGATTCATTTGTTCTGTGCAAAAAAACAGGAAGATAAAAAGAGATGGATGGAGGCATgcgaaagggaaaggagaagagttCAGGAAGACAAGGAAATGG GAATGGAAATctcagaaaaccagaagaaacaagCCATGCAGAATGCCCGTAAGTCAAGGCATGGAAAAATTAAAG GTGTAAGCTATAACGGGTGTCCTGTGCCTCCTCCACACCAAAGCCTGCATCCTATTCATCAGCGCCACATCACTGTGCCTACCAGCATCCCGCAGCAGCAGGTTTTTGCCCTGGCAGAACCCAAGCGGAAGCCATCCCTCTTCTGGCATACCTTCAACAAACTCACCCCCTTTAAAAAGTGA